CACCGGCCTGACCAGCCGCGACGGCCGCGTCACGATCATGATGCCGCACCCGGAGCGTGTGTTCCGCGCGGTGCAGAACTCGTGGCGTTCGGACGACTGGAACGAAGACGCACCGTGGATGCGCATGTTCCGCAACGCGCGCGTCTGGGTGAACTGAGGCGGTGTACAAACTCTGCTTCTTCGTTCCGGCCAGCCACGTGGACGTGGTCAAAAGCGCCGTATTCGCTGCCGGTGGTGGGCGAATCGGCGACTATGACCACTGCGCCTGGCAAGTGTTGGGCCTGGGCCAGTTTCGCCCGTTGGACGGCAGCCAGCCGTTCATGGGCGAGGCGGGGCAGGTCGAGCAGGTCGAGGAATGGAAGGTGGAGCTGGTCGTTGCCGATGAGTTGATTCGTGAGGTGGTGGCGGCGTTGAAGCAGAGCCATCCCTACGAGACGCCGGCGTATGAAGTGTGGCGGTTGGAGGATTTTTGATCCGACTGCACCGAACTGAAAAACCCGCTGATTGATTCAGCGGGTTTTTTATTGGGCGTGATTTGAAGCCACATCATCTGCGTACACGGAACCCCGTGGCGAGGGAGCTTGCTCCCGCTGGGCGGTGCAGCAGCCCCAAACAGCCAAACTCGATTTGCCTGACACACCGCGTTGTCGGGTTTTAGGGCCGCTTCGCGAGCAAGCTCGCTCCCACAATGGAGTTGTGTTGTTCACAAAATGTGTGATCTGCACCCTGCCCTGTGGGAGCGAGCTTGCTCGCGATAGCGGACTGTCAGGCAACGAAGGCCTAAGCTTTCACCTCTGCCTGACGACTCAGCACCACCGCCTCCAACGCCTGCCACAACCCCGGCGCTTTCTCCCCAAGCAGCAAGTGCCAGACGCCACCCTCCAATGGGCTAACCCCCTGGCACCCCAGCGCCTTGAGAGCGCTTTCCGACAACCCTTTGCCGTCGGCCAGGCGCACCCGCAACCGGCTCATCGCCACGCAATCGAGTTGCAACACATTGCCACCGCCACCCAGCGCATCCAGCCATTGTTGCGCTTGGGCCCCGGACACGACGGTCGCTGTAGTCGGTTCAACCGCAGCGGCCACGGGTGCAATGACAGGGCGGTCGGAGGAGGGCATTGCCAGGCGGATTTCGTCGGCAATGCTGTCGGCCATCGGCCCGACCACCACCTGCAAGCTTCCACCGTTTCCGGGGCGGACCACGGCCATGGCACCCAAAGCCTTGAGCTGCGCGTCGGATGCCTTGTTGCGATCCACCATGTCCAGGCGCAGCCGTGTGGTACAGGCGCCGACGGTGATCAGATTGTCTGCGCCACCCAAGGCCTGGACGTAGGCCGCGGCTCGCTGGTTCTGGGCGATGACGGGTTTGTCCCCGGCCGGCACTTCTTCACGCCCTGGGGTCTTGAGGTCGAAACGGCGGATGCAGAAGTCGAACACCGCGTAATAGATCACCGCATAGGCCAGGCCCACCGGTATCACCAGCCAACCGTTACTGGACTTGCCCCAACCCAGGACCATGTCGATGAAACCGCCGGAGAACGTAAAGCCCAGGCGAATGTTCAGCCAGTCGGTGATCGCCATCGACAAGCCGGTGAGCAAGGCATGCAGCAGGAACAACAACGGCGCGAGGAACATGAAGGCGAATTCCACCGGTTCGGTGACCCCGGTAAGAAACGACGTCAGCGCCATGGACAGCAAAATCCCGCCCATCACCTTGCGCCGCTGGGGCAGGGCATTGCGGTACATCGCCAGGCATGCGGCGGGCAGGCCGAAGAGCATCACCGGGAACATGCCGGTCATGAACTGGCCGCCATTGGGGTCACCGGCAAAGTAGCGGGTCAGGTCGCCGGTGACCACCGCGCCGGTTTGTGGATCGGTGAAGCTGCCGAAGATAAACCACGCCATGTTGTTGAGGATGTGGTGCAGGCCGGTGACGATCAGCAGCCGGTTGAACACGCCGAACACGAAGGCTCCGAAACTGCCACTTTCCATCAGCAGGGCGCCGAAACTGTTGATGCCCTGCTGGACCGGTGGCCAGATCAGGCCGAACACCACGCCAAGGCCTACGGCGCTGAAACCGGTGACAATCGGCACGAAGCGCCGGCCGCCAAAGAACGCCAGGTACTCCGGCAGCTTGATGTCCTTGAAGCGGTTATATAACGCGCCGGCCAGCAGGCCGCTGATGATCCCGGCGAGCATGCCCATGTTGATGCTGGCATCGAGCACCTTCAGGGTGGCGATCATCACCAGATAACCGATGGCCCCGGCCAACCCCGCCGTACCGTTATTGTCCCGGGCGAAGCCCACGGCGATGCCGATGGCGAAGATCATCGCCAGGTTGGCGAAAATCGCCTGGCCGGCATCGTGGATGATGGCGATGTTCAACAGGTCGGTGTCGCCCAGGCGCAGCAACAGGCCGGCGATGGGCAGGATCGCGATGGGCAGCATCAGTGCCCGGCCGAGGCGTTGCAGCCCTTCGATGAAATGCTGGTACATGGCGTTTCTCCCTTTATTGTTCTTCGACGTGGCTCAGCCCAGGGGCCAGTGTTGATGACAGGCGCGGCGCACGGCTGCGGCACTGCCCAGGTTCAGCAGCTCGGCGCTGAGGCAAGCGCACTTGACGGTGTCGAGCTGGCGCACCCGCGCCTTGATTTCAGCGATCTGCGGCGCGCTGACCGACAGTTCCCGTACGCCCAGCCCGATCAGCACCGGCGTGGCCAAAGGGTCGCAAGCCAGGGCGCCACACACGCCGACCCAGCGCCCATGTTTCGCCGCGCCGGCGCAGGTCTGGGCGATCAGCCGCAGCAGTGCCGGGTGCAGGGCATCGACCCGGGCGGCGAGGCCGGCGTGGTCGCGGTCCATGGCGAGGGTGTATTGCGAGAGATCGTTGGTGCCAATGGAGAGGAAATCCGCGTGTTCGGCCAATTGTTCGGCCAGCAACGCGGCCGCCGGCACTTCGATCATCACCCCCAGTTGCGGGCGTTCGCTCAGGCCCAGTTCCGCGCCCAGGGCATCGAGGCGTTGGCGGATGTGCAGCAGTTCGTCGACCTCGGTCACCATCGGCAACAGGATCCGGCAGCACTCCAGCGGACGGGTGTTCAGCAAGGCTCGCAGTTGCTGGTCGAGCAGATCCGGCCGCAGCTGGGCCAGGCGAATGCCGCGCAGGCCCAGCACCGGGTTGGCTTCGGCCGGCAGTGGCAAATAATCCAACTGCTTGTCGCCGCCCACATCGATGGTGCGGATGATCACCGGCTTGCCGCCCATGGCATCGAGTACGGCTTGATAGGCCTGGCGCTGTTCCTCTTCGTCGGGTGCGGTGTGACGGTCGACGAAGAGGAATTCAGTGCGCAACAAGCCAACGCCGTCGGCACCGCTTGCCAACGCCTGGGCCGCATCGCCGCTGGAGGCGACATTGGCCGCCACTTCTATATTCACGCCATCGCGGGTGTGCGCCGGTGTGTGGGCGAGGGCCTGTTGTTGGGCGCGTTGGGTTGTTCGCCGCAGTTGTTCTTGTTGCACCTGGGCCAGGCGCTCGGCGGTTGGCGCGAGTTCGAGGCGGTCGCCGTCGGCATCCAGCACCACCGATTGCCCCGGCGTCTGTACCAGCAGTGCGTCGCCCAGCGCCACCAGGCACGGTAGGCCTTTGCCACGGGCCAGGATTGCCACGTGAGAGGTTGCGCCACCCTCGGCCGTGCATACGCCGGCCACGCCTTGGGCGCAGAGTTGCAGCAGTTCCGACGGTGTCAGTTCCAGCGCCGCGACGATGGCGCCCGTGGGCACGTCGAATTGCCAGGCCTCGCCCAACAGCTCGCGCAAGACCCGCTGGCGCAGATCGCGTAAATCATTGGCACGCTCAGCCAGCAGCGGACTGCCCAGTTGCTGCAGCACCTGGCATTGCAAGTCGATGGAGCGGCTCCAGGCGTGAGGCGCGGCACTGCCCTGATCGATGGCAAGGTGCGCGGCGTCAAGCAAGATCGGGTCTTCCAGCAGTGCCAGATGGGCGCTGAAAATCGCTTCTTCGTCGCGATGGCGGCGGGTCTTGGCGTTTTCCAGGGTGAGCTGGATTTGGCGACGGACGTGCTCCAAGGCACTGTTGAGCCGCTGCCGTTGTTCTTCGGCGTTGTGGTTGCCAGCGTCCTCGGGCAGTTGAATGCCATTCAAGCGAACCAGCGGCCCGGCCACCAGGCCGGGGGCCGCACATACACCGTGCAGCACGCCGTCTTCAGCGCTACGGTTGTGTGCCCTGACCGGCGGCGCCACGGCATGGGCTTCCTCAACCAGGGTTGTGGATAACGTCTTCAGCAGGGCTTGCAACGCTGCCTCGGCATCGCTGCCCCGGCAACTGACGTGCACCTCTGCCTGCTCGGTGATGGCCAGGCCCATCATTCCCATCACGCTGTCGCAGGACGCCGACTGACCAGCGAAATGCAGCTGCGAACGGCTCTTGAAGCCTTGGGCGGTCCGGCGAATCAACGCCGCCGGGCGGGCATGCAGACCGCCGCGATGGGCGATGCGGACCTGGCCGAAGACTTCCAGGCCACTGTCCTGGTCTTCGTCTTGTGTTTCACCCGGGGTCTTGGCGACGACATGCAACAGCGGCTCGCCGACCTTCACCCCTTTGAGGGTGATGGGCCGCGCCTGGAAGTGCTCGCCGTTGGTGATGACCAGCAGGCTGACCAGGCTCTTGCAGCGCAGGGCCACTTTGTCCAGGTCATAACGCAGCAGTGGCTGGCCGTTGCTGACCCGCGCCCCTTCCTTGACCAGCATGGAAAACCCCTCGCCTTGCAGCTCGACCGTATCCAGGCCCAGGTGCAGCAGCAGTTCGGCACCGTTGTCGGCGCGCAAGGTCACGGCGTGGCCGCTGCGGGCGACGTGGATCACTTCGCCGGCGCAGGGCGCGTAGAGGGTGTCGTTCAGCGGGTCGATGGCGATTCCGTCGCCCATCGCGCCACTGGCGAACACCGCGTCCGGAACGTTGGCGAGGGTGAGCACCGGGCCGCTGAGCGGGGCGCTGAGGATCAGCTCTTTATTCTTGTTGGGCATGGGGCGCTCTCATCAGGTTCTTTTATTAAAAGAAAGCCGTTGGCTCAGTGCGTACGGGTGACCTTGCTCAAGTGCCTGGGTTGGTCCGGGTCCAGGCCTCGGGCCACGGCCAGGCTCGCGGCCATGCCGTAGAAGCTCTGGATCGCCAGGATCGGGTCCAGGGCCGGGTGTTCGGCGCGGGTCAACGTCAGGTCGCGTTCGGCGATGTCATCCGGTGCCGCCAGCAATACCCGGGCACCGCGCTGGCGCATGTCCGCGGCCAGGCTCAACACCCCGGCCTGCTCGGCACCGCGTGGGGCGAACACCAGCAGCGGGTAATCGGCATCGATCAGCGCCATCGGCCCGTGGCGGACTTCGGCGCTGCTGAACGCTTCGGCCTGGATCGCCGAGGTTTCCTTGAACTTGAGCGCCGCTTCCTGGGCGATGGCGAACCCGGCGCCCCGGCCGATCACCATCAGCCGCTGACAGTCGCGCAGGGCTTCGACGGCAATGCCCCAATCCTGACGGGCGGCATCGCGCAAACCGTCGGGCAGGGTATGACCCGCTTCGAGCAACTCCGCGTCGTCCTTCCAGTGGGCCACCAGCCGTGCGCTGGCGCTGAGGGTGGCGATGAAACTCTTGGTGGCGGCGACGCTGCTTTCGACGCCGGCGCACAACGGCACGCTGAATTCACACGCCGCTTCCAGGGGCGAGTCGGCGGCGTTGACCAAGGCCACGCTCAAGGCGCCACGCTTGCGCAGCAGGCGCAGACTGTTGACCAGGTCCGGACTCTGTCCCGACTGGGAAAATGCAAAGGCCACCTGGCCGCTGACCTTGAGCGGCGCCTGCTGCATGGTCACCACCGACATTGGCAGCGAGGCCACCGGGATGCCCAGTTGCTGCATGGTCAGGTAGGCGAAGTAGCTGGCCGCGTGGTCGGAGCTGCCACGGGCAACGGTCATCGCCACTTGCGGTGGCTGACGGCGCAAGCGTCCGGCGATTTCCACCAGCGCCGGGTCCAACTGTTGCAACTGACGCTCGACGGCTTCGAAAGCGGTCAGGGCCTCTTCAAGCATTTTGCAAGTCAATGGTTTCTCCTTCGACCATCACGTCGGTCAGCGTCAGGGAGCGGTCCAGGCGCACGCAGTCGGCCCAAGCACCGGGTTGCAGGCGTCCGCGCTCGGGCAGGCCGAGGTAGTCGGCAGGGAATTGGGACAGGCGTTGCGAGGCCTCGCTGATGGGCAGGCCGATCTTCACCAGGTTGCGCAGGGCCTGATCCATGGTCAGGGTGCTGCCGGCCAGGGTCCCGTCGGCCAGCCGTACGCCGCCCAGGCACTTGGTCACGGTGTGGCTGCCCAGCTTGTATTCGCCATCGGGCATGCCGGCGGCGGCGGTGGAGTCGGTGACGCAATACAGGCACGGGATCGCACGCAAGGCCACGCGCATGGCGCCGGGGTGCACGTGCAACAGGTCCGGGATCAGCTCGGCATATTGCGCATGGGCCAGTGCCGCGCCGACGATGCCCGGTTCGCGGTGATGCAGCGGGCTCATGGCGTTGTACAAATGAGTGAAACTGGTGACCCCGGCGGCCAGCGCTGCGACACCTTCTTCGTAGCTGCCCAGGGTATGGCCGATCTGCATGCGCACGCCCCGGGCGCTGAGCGCGCGGATCAAGGCGTCATGACCGGCGATCTCCGGGGCAATGGTAATCACCCGGATCGGCGCCAAGGCC
The sequence above is drawn from the Pseudomonas sp. St316 genome and encodes:
- a CDS encoding YqfO family protein yields the protein MYKLCFFVPASHVDVVKSAVFAAGGGRIGDYDHCAWQVLGLGQFRPLDGSQPFMGEAGQVEQVEEWKVELVVADELIREVVAALKQSHPYETPAYEVWRLEDF
- the nagE gene encoding N-acetylglucosamine-specific PTS transporter subunit IIBC; this translates as MYQHFIEGLQRLGRALMLPIAILPIAGLLLRLGDTDLLNIAIIHDAGQAIFANLAMIFAIGIAVGFARDNNGTAGLAGAIGYLVMIATLKVLDASINMGMLAGIISGLLAGALYNRFKDIKLPEYLAFFGGRRFVPIVTGFSAVGLGVVFGLIWPPVQQGINSFGALLMESGSFGAFVFGVFNRLLIVTGLHHILNNMAWFIFGSFTDPQTGAVVTGDLTRYFAGDPNGGQFMTGMFPVMLFGLPAACLAMYRNALPQRRKVMGGILLSMALTSFLTGVTEPVEFAFMFLAPLLFLLHALLTGLSMAITDWLNIRLGFTFSGGFIDMVLGWGKSSNGWLVIPVGLAYAVIYYAVFDFCIRRFDLKTPGREEVPAGDKPVIAQNQRAAAYVQALGGADNLITVGACTTRLRLDMVDRNKASDAQLKALGAMAVVRPGNGGSLQVVVGPMADSIADEIRLAMPSSDRPVIAPVAAAVEPTTATVVSGAQAQQWLDALGGGGNVLQLDCVAMSRLRVRLADGKGLSESALKALGCQGVSPLEGGVWHLLLGEKAPGLWQALEAVVLSRQAEVKA
- the ptsP gene encoding phosphoenolpyruvate--protein phosphotransferase; protein product: MPNKNKELILSAPLSGPVLTLANVPDAVFASGAMGDGIAIDPLNDTLYAPCAGEVIHVARSGHAVTLRADNGAELLLHLGLDTVELQGEGFSMLVKEGARVSNGQPLLRYDLDKVALRCKSLVSLLVITNGEHFQARPITLKGVKVGEPLLHVVAKTPGETQDEDQDSGLEVFGQVRIAHRGGLHARPAALIRRTAQGFKSRSQLHFAGQSASCDSVMGMMGLAITEQAEVHVSCRGSDAEAALQALLKTLSTTLVEEAHAVAPPVRAHNRSAEDGVLHGVCAAPGLVAGPLVRLNGIQLPEDAGNHNAEEQRQRLNSALEHVRRQIQLTLENAKTRRHRDEEAIFSAHLALLEDPILLDAAHLAIDQGSAAPHAWSRSIDLQCQVLQQLGSPLLAERANDLRDLRQRVLRELLGEAWQFDVPTGAIVAALELTPSELLQLCAQGVAGVCTAEGGATSHVAILARGKGLPCLVALGDALLVQTPGQSVVLDADGDRLELAPTAERLAQVQQEQLRRTTQRAQQQALAHTPAHTRDGVNIEVAANVASSGDAAQALASGADGVGLLRTEFLFVDRHTAPDEEEQRQAYQAVLDAMGGKPVIIRTIDVGGDKQLDYLPLPAEANPVLGLRGIRLAQLRPDLLDQQLRALLNTRPLECCRILLPMVTEVDELLHIRQRLDALGAELGLSERPQLGVMIEVPAAALLAEQLAEHADFLSIGTNDLSQYTLAMDRDHAGLAARVDALHPALLRLIAQTCAGAAKHGRWVGVCGALACDPLATPVLIGLGVRELSVSAPQIAEIKARVRQLDTVKCACLSAELLNLGSAAAVRRACHQHWPLG
- a CDS encoding SIS domain-containing protein, which codes for MTCKMLEEALTAFEAVERQLQQLDPALVEIAGRLRRQPPQVAMTVARGSSDHAASYFAYLTMQQLGIPVASLPMSVVTMQQAPLKVSGQVAFAFSQSGQSPDLVNSLRLLRKRGALSVALVNAADSPLEAACEFSVPLCAGVESSVAATKSFIATLSASARLVAHWKDDAELLEAGHTLPDGLRDAARQDWGIAVEALRDCQRLMVIGRGAGFAIAQEAALKFKETSAIQAEAFSSAEVRHGPMALIDADYPLLVFAPRGAEQAGVLSLAADMRQRGARVLLAAPDDIAERDLTLTRAEHPALDPILAIQSFYGMAASLAVARGLDPDQPRHLSKVTRTH
- the nagA gene encoding N-acetylglucosamine-6-phosphate deacetylase, yielding MSEDNILTPDGWVRGRLIHEHGKVVSIEGQPCDPTSNDLPYLLPGFIDLHVHGGGGKDIMQGALAFETITRTHVRFGTTALLATTMTAPSDEIASVLQALGEFCEQRPNGSARVLGVHLEGPYINPGKLGAQPNFAHTALMAEVQSYLALAPIRVITIAPEIAGHDALIRALSARGVRMQIGHTLGSYEEGVAALAAGVTSFTHLYNAMSPLHHREPGIVGAALAHAQYAELIPDLLHVHPGAMRVALRAIPCLYCVTDSTAAAGMPDGEYKLGSHTVTKCLGGVRLADGTLAGSTLTMDQALRNLVKIGLPISEASQRLSQFPADYLGLPERGRLQPGAWADCVRLDRSLTLTDVMVEGETIDLQNA